Proteins found in one Misgurnus anguillicaudatus chromosome 3, ASM2758022v2, whole genome shotgun sequence genomic segment:
- the dlc1 gene encoding rho GTPase-activating protein 7 isoform X3, with product MIITQIEATEACTWLKAAGFPQYAQLYEDGQFPIDISSVTRDHDFLDQDAIEALCRRLNNLNKCALMRLEITPQRKRSEDSDEDEPCAISGRWTFQRDSKRWSRLDQLDLDVFSPPAGDKSSFTTFLSQDERFTRGPLLKEGVNVSSESVLTDLSEQPEVGSLHSAGSGSREGSLSTTVPSSPATTISNANTATTTRASSVASVCSSGTSGANEDSLSDGLPSPLDRGTFAFEVKPTLITSAAEKSTRSRAKSFLKRMESLRLRSSSNAASKRKKKGPAGQGRLEISGPVPKEGLDDDKLRRLNCVDIATLDRNGNRTRSISYSTQTSSGSAGSSQSEASSGSAVSTPSPVSRARSHSTAAGSTKRGGMYLEGFDPFNFVVLQRSEDQDEKQHHQSKRLEPSTTAENNRHNRERLDNRRIKDEDSRVDEGGVIFFYLPEGHKPGTFPKALADGASYCSGDNICRRPPPQRGSVASVDSRLSIYDNVPFSEVGDEEEEGEEEPKLDDVLERVSGLQELVNAWSETGTGEEEEDEEEEEGDSDSALDSASPCPSSPLQNHLEENCSDQDSTGNPLTERDETLSGRERCDSGVGASLTRTNRPQKLRWPSFQTSHRPSLSSTVLQVGCQSVLQMNLLQKYSLLKLTALLERYTPTNKHGFSWAVPKFMKRIKVRDYKDRNVFGVPLQVIVQRSGQPLPLSIQQAMRYLRSQCLDQVGLFRKSGVKSRIQALRQMNESCCASGGGVNYEGQSAYDVADMLKQYFRDLPEPLLTSKLSDTFLQIYQYVPKEQRLQAVRAAVLLLPDENREALQTLLCFLSDVTACVDENQMTCTNLAVCLAPSLFHLNTLRRESSSPRVMNRKNTLGKPDQKDLNENLAATHGLAHMIQECRKLFLIPEEMSRCRNSYMEQGLSPMRMESLVEDCDPCDYKRLLKDAMDALLKEAKDKFKGYDTCSTPENAELSYKKVQDGSSLRQWKVCVDVPASAEDVLQRILREQERWDEDLLECRIVETLEQNVEVYQYVRNSMAPHPPRDHVVLRSWETDLPKGGCALVCMSVEHESAAMLGVRANVMTSRYYIEPCGSSKSRVTHISRTDCRGRCPEWYNKLYGHMCAAEVVRIRDSFTCLDK from the exons AGTGAGGATTCTGATGAGGATGAGCCATGTGCCATAAGTGGCCGTTGGACTTTCCAGCGGGACAGCAAGCGTTGGTCCCGCCTAGACCAGCTGGACCTGGATGTGTTCTCTCCTCCGGCTGGAGACAAAAGCTCCTTCACTACCTTCCTATCCCAAGATGAACGTTTTACCAGAGGACCCCTTCTAAAAGAGGGAGTTAATGTCAGTTCTGAGAGCGTCTTAACAGACCTTAGTGAACAGCCAGAGGTGGGTTCTCTGCACAGTGCTGGTAGTGGAAGTCGAGAAGGATCTTTGAGTACCACTGTACCATCCAGCCCTGCCACGACCATCTCTAATGCTAACACAGCCACCACAACAAGGGCAAGCTCAGTTGCTAGCGTATGTTCCTCTGGGACTTCAGGTGCCAACGAAGACTCCCTGTCTGATGGGCTGCCTTCTCCATTGGATCGTGGTACCTTTGCGTTTGAGGTAAAACCCACCTTGATAACTAGTGCCGCTGAAAAAAGCACACGTTCAAGAGCAAAAAGCTTCTTGAAGCGCATGGAAAGCTTGCGGCTACGCAGCAGCAGCAATGCGGCATCCAAACGCAAGAAGAAAGGTCCAGCTGGACAAGGTAGGCTGGAGATCAGTGGGCCAGTGCCGAAGGAGGGTCTTGATGATGACAAACTGCGGCGCCTTAACTGCGTCGACATCGCAACTCTGGATCGCAATGGTAACCGAACCAGAAGCATCTCCTATTCAACACAGACAAGTAGCGGGAGTGCAGGGAGTAGCCAGTCAGAGGCCAGCAGTGGGAGTGCTGTAAGTACACCCAGTCCCGTCTCAAGAGCACGTAGTCATAGCACGGCAGCTGGGTCTACAAAAAGAGGTGGAATGTACTTGGAAGGCTTTGACCCATTTAATTTTGTTGTGTTGCAACGTTCTGAAGACCAGGATGAGAAGCAGCACCACCAGAGTAAAAGGTTGGAGCCCAGCACAACTGCAGAGAATAACCGGCACAACCGTGAGAGGTTGGACAATAGACGAATTAAAGACGAGGACAGTAGGGTAGATGAAGGGGGTGTGATCTTCTTCTATTTGCCTGAAGGCCACAAACCTGGCACTTTTCCTAAAGCACTTGCAGATGGGGCATCTTATTGTAGTGGTGATAACATATGTCGTCGTCCACCACCACAGAGGGGCTCTGTTGCCTCAGTAGACAGTCGTTTGAGCATCTATGACAATGTTCCTTTCTCAGAAGTGGGAGATGAGGAGGAGGAAGGAGAAGAAGAGCCAAAACTGGATGATGTGTTAGAGCGGGTCAGTGGCCTTCAAGAATTGGTAAATGCCTGGTCAGAAACCGGAACTGGTGAAGAGGAGGAAGACGAAGAGGAAGAAGAAGGGGATTCAGATTCAGCCCTTGATTCTGCATCTCCCTGTCCATCATCCCCACTGCAGAACCACTTAGAAGAGAACTGCAGCGATCAAGACAGCACTGGAAACCCACTAACAGAAAGGGACGAGACACTCAGTGGACGCGAGAGATGTGATTCTGGTGTGGGAGCATCACTTACACGAACCAACAG acctcagaaGCTGCGCTGGCCAAGTTTCCAAACCTCCCACAGGCCAAGTCTGTCGTCAACAGTGTTACAAGTTGGATGTCAGTCAGTTCTGCAGATGaacctccttcagaaatacagcCTGCTCAAACTTACTGCTCTACTAGAGAGATACACACCCACCAACAAACACGGCTTCAGCTG GGCTGTCCCTAAATTCATGAAGAGGATCAAGGTTCGAGATTACAAGGACAGAAATGTGTTTGGAGTTCCTCTGCAGGTGATAGTTCAGAGGAGCGGACAGCCCCTGCCCCTGAGTATCCAGCAAGCCATGCGTTACCTACGGAGCCAATGCCTTGACCAG GTTGGGCTCTTCAGAAAATCAGGGGTGAAATCGCGTATCCAAGCCCTTCGCCAAATGAACGAATCATGCTGCGCCAGTGGGGGCGGAGTCAACTACGAGGGTCAGTCGGCTTACGATGTGGCCGACATGCTAAAGCAGTACTTCCGAGACCTTCCAGAGCCCCTGCTTACCAGCAAACTGTCCGATACCTTCCTGCAGATATATCAAT acgttCCCAAAGAACAGCGTCTGCAGGCAGTGAGGGCCGCAGTGCTGCTGTTACCCGATGAGAACCGCGAGGCCCTGCAGACCTTGCTGTGTTTCCTGAGCGACGTGACTGCCTGCGTGGACGAGAACCAGATGACCTGCACCAACCTGGCCGTGTGTCTGGCTCCTTCTCTCTTCCATCTCAACACGCTGCGGAGAGAGAGCTCTTCgcccag GGTTATGAACAGAAAAAACACCCTGGGGAAACCCGACCAAAAGGACCTGAATGAGAACCTGGCGGCCACACATGGCTTAGCGCACATGATACAGGAGTGCAGAAAGCTTTTCCTG ATCCCAGAGGAGATGTCACGCTGTAGGAACTCTTACATGGAACAAGGCCTGAGTCCCATGCGAATGGAGTCACTCGTGGAAGACTGCGACCCATGTGACTACAAGCGTCTGCTCAAAGATGCTATGGACGCCCTGCTAAAAGAAGCCAAGGACAAGTTCAAAGGTTACGACACATGCTCGACTCCTGAAAACGCTGAACTTTCGTATAAGAAG GTTCAGGACGGATCTTCTCTGCGGCAGTGGAAGGTATGCGTTGACGTGCCCGCATCGGCAGAAGATGTCCTTCAACGAATCCTCCGGGAGCAGGAACGTTGGGATGAGGACCTGCTTGAGTGCAGGATCGTAGAGACACTGGAGCAAAATGTGGAAGTCTATCAGTACGTCAGGAACTCCATGGCGCCTCATCCACCAAGGGATCACGTGGTGCTCAG GTCTTGGGAAACAGACCTGCCTAAGGGAGGGTGTGCTTTGGTCTGCATGTCGGTAGAACACGAAAGTGCAGCAATGTTGGGTGTTCGCGCAAACGTTATGACCTCTCGCTATTACATCGAACCCTGCGGGTCCAGTAAAAGCCGGGTTACGCACATCTCCAGAACAGACTGCAG ggGTCGCTGTCCTGAATGGTACAATAAGCTGTATGGTCACATGTGCGCCGCTGAGGTGGTGCGGATACGAGACTCTTTTACGTGCCTGGACAAatga
- the dlc1 gene encoding rho GTPase-activating protein 7 isoform X2 has translation MSRSMRLLLLQRSLSEHIRYSTCRALDLLNRNTWDQRLTEIEATEACTWLKAAGFPQYAQLYEDGQFPIDISSVTRDHDFLDQDAIEALCRRLNNLNKCALMRLEITPQRKRSEDSDEDEPCAISGRWTFQRDSKRWSRLDQLDLDVFSPPAGDKSSFTTFLSQDERFTRGPLLKEGVNVSSESVLTDLSEQPEVGSLHSAGSGSREGSLSTTVPSSPATTISNANTATTTRASSVASVCSSGTSGANEDSLSDGLPSPLDRGTFAFEVKPTLITSAAEKSTRSRAKSFLKRMESLRLRSSSNAASKRKKKGPAGQGRLEISGPVPKEGLDDDKLRRLNCVDIATLDRNGNRTRSISYSTQTSSGSAGSSQSEASSGSAVSTPSPVSRARSHSTAAGSTKRGGMYLEGFDPFNFVVLQRSEDQDEKQHHQSKRLEPSTTAENNRHNRERLDNRRIKDEDSRVDEGGVIFFYLPEGHKPGTFPKALADGASYCSGDNICRRPPPQRGSVASVDSRLSIYDNVPFSEVGDEEEEGEEEPKLDDVLERVSGLQELVNAWSETGTGEEEEDEEEEEGDSDSALDSASPCPSSPLQNHLEENCSDQDSTGNPLTERDETLSGRERCDSGVGASLTRTNRPQKLRWPSFQTSHRPSLSSTVLQVGCQSVLQMNLLQKYSLLKLTALLERYTPTNKHGFSWAVPKFMKRIKVRDYKDRNVFGVPLQVIVQRSGQPLPLSIQQAMRYLRSQCLDQVGLFRKSGVKSRIQALRQMNESCCASGGGVNYEGQSAYDVADMLKQYFRDLPEPLLTSKLSDTFLQIYQYVPKEQRLQAVRAAVLLLPDENREALQTLLCFLSDVTACVDENQMTCTNLAVCLAPSLFHLNTLRRESSSPRVMNRKNTLGKPDQKDLNENLAATHGLAHMIQECRKLFLIPEEMSRCRNSYMEQGLSPMRMESLVEDCDPCDYKRLLKDAMDALLKEAKDKFKGYDTCSTPENAELSYKKVQDGSSLRQWKVCVDVPASAEDVLQRILREQERWDEDLLECRIVETLEQNVEVYQYVRNSMAPHPPRDHVVLRSWETDLPKGGCALVCMSVEHESAAMLGVRANVMTSRYYIEPCGSSKSRVTHISRTDCRGRCPEWYNKLYGHMCAAEVVRIRDSFTCLDK, from the exons AGTGAGGATTCTGATGAGGATGAGCCATGTGCCATAAGTGGCCGTTGGACTTTCCAGCGGGACAGCAAGCGTTGGTCCCGCCTAGACCAGCTGGACCTGGATGTGTTCTCTCCTCCGGCTGGAGACAAAAGCTCCTTCACTACCTTCCTATCCCAAGATGAACGTTTTACCAGAGGACCCCTTCTAAAAGAGGGAGTTAATGTCAGTTCTGAGAGCGTCTTAACAGACCTTAGTGAACAGCCAGAGGTGGGTTCTCTGCACAGTGCTGGTAGTGGAAGTCGAGAAGGATCTTTGAGTACCACTGTACCATCCAGCCCTGCCACGACCATCTCTAATGCTAACACAGCCACCACAACAAGGGCAAGCTCAGTTGCTAGCGTATGTTCCTCTGGGACTTCAGGTGCCAACGAAGACTCCCTGTCTGATGGGCTGCCTTCTCCATTGGATCGTGGTACCTTTGCGTTTGAGGTAAAACCCACCTTGATAACTAGTGCCGCTGAAAAAAGCACACGTTCAAGAGCAAAAAGCTTCTTGAAGCGCATGGAAAGCTTGCGGCTACGCAGCAGCAGCAATGCGGCATCCAAACGCAAGAAGAAAGGTCCAGCTGGACAAGGTAGGCTGGAGATCAGTGGGCCAGTGCCGAAGGAGGGTCTTGATGATGACAAACTGCGGCGCCTTAACTGCGTCGACATCGCAACTCTGGATCGCAATGGTAACCGAACCAGAAGCATCTCCTATTCAACACAGACAAGTAGCGGGAGTGCAGGGAGTAGCCAGTCAGAGGCCAGCAGTGGGAGTGCTGTAAGTACACCCAGTCCCGTCTCAAGAGCACGTAGTCATAGCACGGCAGCTGGGTCTACAAAAAGAGGTGGAATGTACTTGGAAGGCTTTGACCCATTTAATTTTGTTGTGTTGCAACGTTCTGAAGACCAGGATGAGAAGCAGCACCACCAGAGTAAAAGGTTGGAGCCCAGCACAACTGCAGAGAATAACCGGCACAACCGTGAGAGGTTGGACAATAGACGAATTAAAGACGAGGACAGTAGGGTAGATGAAGGGGGTGTGATCTTCTTCTATTTGCCTGAAGGCCACAAACCTGGCACTTTTCCTAAAGCACTTGCAGATGGGGCATCTTATTGTAGTGGTGATAACATATGTCGTCGTCCACCACCACAGAGGGGCTCTGTTGCCTCAGTAGACAGTCGTTTGAGCATCTATGACAATGTTCCTTTCTCAGAAGTGGGAGATGAGGAGGAGGAAGGAGAAGAAGAGCCAAAACTGGATGATGTGTTAGAGCGGGTCAGTGGCCTTCAAGAATTGGTAAATGCCTGGTCAGAAACCGGAACTGGTGAAGAGGAGGAAGACGAAGAGGAAGAAGAAGGGGATTCAGATTCAGCCCTTGATTCTGCATCTCCCTGTCCATCATCCCCACTGCAGAACCACTTAGAAGAGAACTGCAGCGATCAAGACAGCACTGGAAACCCACTAACAGAAAGGGACGAGACACTCAGTGGACGCGAGAGATGTGATTCTGGTGTGGGAGCATCACTTACACGAACCAACAG acctcagaaGCTGCGCTGGCCAAGTTTCCAAACCTCCCACAGGCCAAGTCTGTCGTCAACAGTGTTACAAGTTGGATGTCAGTCAGTTCTGCAGATGaacctccttcagaaatacagcCTGCTCAAACTTACTGCTCTACTAGAGAGATACACACCCACCAACAAACACGGCTTCAGCTG GGCTGTCCCTAAATTCATGAAGAGGATCAAGGTTCGAGATTACAAGGACAGAAATGTGTTTGGAGTTCCTCTGCAGGTGATAGTTCAGAGGAGCGGACAGCCCCTGCCCCTGAGTATCCAGCAAGCCATGCGTTACCTACGGAGCCAATGCCTTGACCAG GTTGGGCTCTTCAGAAAATCAGGGGTGAAATCGCGTATCCAAGCCCTTCGCCAAATGAACGAATCATGCTGCGCCAGTGGGGGCGGAGTCAACTACGAGGGTCAGTCGGCTTACGATGTGGCCGACATGCTAAAGCAGTACTTCCGAGACCTTCCAGAGCCCCTGCTTACCAGCAAACTGTCCGATACCTTCCTGCAGATATATCAAT acgttCCCAAAGAACAGCGTCTGCAGGCAGTGAGGGCCGCAGTGCTGCTGTTACCCGATGAGAACCGCGAGGCCCTGCAGACCTTGCTGTGTTTCCTGAGCGACGTGACTGCCTGCGTGGACGAGAACCAGATGACCTGCACCAACCTGGCCGTGTGTCTGGCTCCTTCTCTCTTCCATCTCAACACGCTGCGGAGAGAGAGCTCTTCgcccag GGTTATGAACAGAAAAAACACCCTGGGGAAACCCGACCAAAAGGACCTGAATGAGAACCTGGCGGCCACACATGGCTTAGCGCACATGATACAGGAGTGCAGAAAGCTTTTCCTG ATCCCAGAGGAGATGTCACGCTGTAGGAACTCTTACATGGAACAAGGCCTGAGTCCCATGCGAATGGAGTCACTCGTGGAAGACTGCGACCCATGTGACTACAAGCGTCTGCTCAAAGATGCTATGGACGCCCTGCTAAAAGAAGCCAAGGACAAGTTCAAAGGTTACGACACATGCTCGACTCCTGAAAACGCTGAACTTTCGTATAAGAAG GTTCAGGACGGATCTTCTCTGCGGCAGTGGAAGGTATGCGTTGACGTGCCCGCATCGGCAGAAGATGTCCTTCAACGAATCCTCCGGGAGCAGGAACGTTGGGATGAGGACCTGCTTGAGTGCAGGATCGTAGAGACACTGGAGCAAAATGTGGAAGTCTATCAGTACGTCAGGAACTCCATGGCGCCTCATCCACCAAGGGATCACGTGGTGCTCAG GTCTTGGGAAACAGACCTGCCTAAGGGAGGGTGTGCTTTGGTCTGCATGTCGGTAGAACACGAAAGTGCAGCAATGTTGGGTGTTCGCGCAAACGTTATGACCTCTCGCTATTACATCGAACCCTGCGGGTCCAGTAAAAGCCGGGTTACGCACATCTCCAGAACAGACTGCAG ggGTCGCTGTCCTGAATGGTACAATAAGCTGTATGGTCACATGTGCGCCGCTGAGGTGGTGCGGATACGAGACTCTTTTACGTGCCTGGACAAatga
- the dlc1 gene encoding rho GTPase-activating protein 7 isoform X4, with the protein MRLEITPQRKRSEDSDEDEPCAISGRWTFQRDSKRWSRLDQLDLDVFSPPAGDKSSFTTFLSQDERFTRGPLLKEGVNVSSESVLTDLSEQPEVGSLHSAGSGSREGSLSTTVPSSPATTISNANTATTTRASSVASVCSSGTSGANEDSLSDGLPSPLDRGTFAFEVKPTLITSAAEKSTRSRAKSFLKRMESLRLRSSSNAASKRKKKGPAGQGRLEISGPVPKEGLDDDKLRRLNCVDIATLDRNGNRTRSISYSTQTSSGSAGSSQSEASSGSAVSTPSPVSRARSHSTAAGSTKRGGMYLEGFDPFNFVVLQRSEDQDEKQHHQSKRLEPSTTAENNRHNRERLDNRRIKDEDSRVDEGGVIFFYLPEGHKPGTFPKALADGASYCSGDNICRRPPPQRGSVASVDSRLSIYDNVPFSEVGDEEEEGEEEPKLDDVLERVSGLQELVNAWSETGTGEEEEDEEEEEGDSDSALDSASPCPSSPLQNHLEENCSDQDSTGNPLTERDETLSGRERCDSGVGASLTRTNRPQKLRWPSFQTSHRPSLSSTVLQVGCQSVLQMNLLQKYSLLKLTALLERYTPTNKHGFSWAVPKFMKRIKVRDYKDRNVFGVPLQVIVQRSGQPLPLSIQQAMRYLRSQCLDQVGLFRKSGVKSRIQALRQMNESCCASGGGVNYEGQSAYDVADMLKQYFRDLPEPLLTSKLSDTFLQIYQYVPKEQRLQAVRAAVLLLPDENREALQTLLCFLSDVTACVDENQMTCTNLAVCLAPSLFHLNTLRRESSSPRVMNRKNTLGKPDQKDLNENLAATHGLAHMIQECRKLFLIPEEMSRCRNSYMEQGLSPMRMESLVEDCDPCDYKRLLKDAMDALLKEAKDKFKGYDTCSTPENAELSYKKVQDGSSLRQWKVCVDVPASAEDVLQRILREQERWDEDLLECRIVETLEQNVEVYQYVRNSMAPHPPRDHVVLRSWETDLPKGGCALVCMSVEHESAAMLGVRANVMTSRYYIEPCGSSKSRVTHISRTDCRGRCPEWYNKLYGHMCAAEVVRIRDSFTCLDK; encoded by the exons AGTGAGGATTCTGATGAGGATGAGCCATGTGCCATAAGTGGCCGTTGGACTTTCCAGCGGGACAGCAAGCGTTGGTCCCGCCTAGACCAGCTGGACCTGGATGTGTTCTCTCCTCCGGCTGGAGACAAAAGCTCCTTCACTACCTTCCTATCCCAAGATGAACGTTTTACCAGAGGACCCCTTCTAAAAGAGGGAGTTAATGTCAGTTCTGAGAGCGTCTTAACAGACCTTAGTGAACAGCCAGAGGTGGGTTCTCTGCACAGTGCTGGTAGTGGAAGTCGAGAAGGATCTTTGAGTACCACTGTACCATCCAGCCCTGCCACGACCATCTCTAATGCTAACACAGCCACCACAACAAGGGCAAGCTCAGTTGCTAGCGTATGTTCCTCTGGGACTTCAGGTGCCAACGAAGACTCCCTGTCTGATGGGCTGCCTTCTCCATTGGATCGTGGTACCTTTGCGTTTGAGGTAAAACCCACCTTGATAACTAGTGCCGCTGAAAAAAGCACACGTTCAAGAGCAAAAAGCTTCTTGAAGCGCATGGAAAGCTTGCGGCTACGCAGCAGCAGCAATGCGGCATCCAAACGCAAGAAGAAAGGTCCAGCTGGACAAGGTAGGCTGGAGATCAGTGGGCCAGTGCCGAAGGAGGGTCTTGATGATGACAAACTGCGGCGCCTTAACTGCGTCGACATCGCAACTCTGGATCGCAATGGTAACCGAACCAGAAGCATCTCCTATTCAACACAGACAAGTAGCGGGAGTGCAGGGAGTAGCCAGTCAGAGGCCAGCAGTGGGAGTGCTGTAAGTACACCCAGTCCCGTCTCAAGAGCACGTAGTCATAGCACGGCAGCTGGGTCTACAAAAAGAGGTGGAATGTACTTGGAAGGCTTTGACCCATTTAATTTTGTTGTGTTGCAACGTTCTGAAGACCAGGATGAGAAGCAGCACCACCAGAGTAAAAGGTTGGAGCCCAGCACAACTGCAGAGAATAACCGGCACAACCGTGAGAGGTTGGACAATAGACGAATTAAAGACGAGGACAGTAGGGTAGATGAAGGGGGTGTGATCTTCTTCTATTTGCCTGAAGGCCACAAACCTGGCACTTTTCCTAAAGCACTTGCAGATGGGGCATCTTATTGTAGTGGTGATAACATATGTCGTCGTCCACCACCACAGAGGGGCTCTGTTGCCTCAGTAGACAGTCGTTTGAGCATCTATGACAATGTTCCTTTCTCAGAAGTGGGAGATGAGGAGGAGGAAGGAGAAGAAGAGCCAAAACTGGATGATGTGTTAGAGCGGGTCAGTGGCCTTCAAGAATTGGTAAATGCCTGGTCAGAAACCGGAACTGGTGAAGAGGAGGAAGACGAAGAGGAAGAAGAAGGGGATTCAGATTCAGCCCTTGATTCTGCATCTCCCTGTCCATCATCCCCACTGCAGAACCACTTAGAAGAGAACTGCAGCGATCAAGACAGCACTGGAAACCCACTAACAGAAAGGGACGAGACACTCAGTGGACGCGAGAGATGTGATTCTGGTGTGGGAGCATCACTTACACGAACCAACAG acctcagaaGCTGCGCTGGCCAAGTTTCCAAACCTCCCACAGGCCAAGTCTGTCGTCAACAGTGTTACAAGTTGGATGTCAGTCAGTTCTGCAGATGaacctccttcagaaatacagcCTGCTCAAACTTACTGCTCTACTAGAGAGATACACACCCACCAACAAACACGGCTTCAGCTG GGCTGTCCCTAAATTCATGAAGAGGATCAAGGTTCGAGATTACAAGGACAGAAATGTGTTTGGAGTTCCTCTGCAGGTGATAGTTCAGAGGAGCGGACAGCCCCTGCCCCTGAGTATCCAGCAAGCCATGCGTTACCTACGGAGCCAATGCCTTGACCAG GTTGGGCTCTTCAGAAAATCAGGGGTGAAATCGCGTATCCAAGCCCTTCGCCAAATGAACGAATCATGCTGCGCCAGTGGGGGCGGAGTCAACTACGAGGGTCAGTCGGCTTACGATGTGGCCGACATGCTAAAGCAGTACTTCCGAGACCTTCCAGAGCCCCTGCTTACCAGCAAACTGTCCGATACCTTCCTGCAGATATATCAAT acgttCCCAAAGAACAGCGTCTGCAGGCAGTGAGGGCCGCAGTGCTGCTGTTACCCGATGAGAACCGCGAGGCCCTGCAGACCTTGCTGTGTTTCCTGAGCGACGTGACTGCCTGCGTGGACGAGAACCAGATGACCTGCACCAACCTGGCCGTGTGTCTGGCTCCTTCTCTCTTCCATCTCAACACGCTGCGGAGAGAGAGCTCTTCgcccag GGTTATGAACAGAAAAAACACCCTGGGGAAACCCGACCAAAAGGACCTGAATGAGAACCTGGCGGCCACACATGGCTTAGCGCACATGATACAGGAGTGCAGAAAGCTTTTCCTG ATCCCAGAGGAGATGTCACGCTGTAGGAACTCTTACATGGAACAAGGCCTGAGTCCCATGCGAATGGAGTCACTCGTGGAAGACTGCGACCCATGTGACTACAAGCGTCTGCTCAAAGATGCTATGGACGCCCTGCTAAAAGAAGCCAAGGACAAGTTCAAAGGTTACGACACATGCTCGACTCCTGAAAACGCTGAACTTTCGTATAAGAAG GTTCAGGACGGATCTTCTCTGCGGCAGTGGAAGGTATGCGTTGACGTGCCCGCATCGGCAGAAGATGTCCTTCAACGAATCCTCCGGGAGCAGGAACGTTGGGATGAGGACCTGCTTGAGTGCAGGATCGTAGAGACACTGGAGCAAAATGTGGAAGTCTATCAGTACGTCAGGAACTCCATGGCGCCTCATCCACCAAGGGATCACGTGGTGCTCAG GTCTTGGGAAACAGACCTGCCTAAGGGAGGGTGTGCTTTGGTCTGCATGTCGGTAGAACACGAAAGTGCAGCAATGTTGGGTGTTCGCGCAAACGTTATGACCTCTCGCTATTACATCGAACCCTGCGGGTCCAGTAAAAGCCGGGTTACGCACATCTCCAGAACAGACTGCAG ggGTCGCTGTCCTGAATGGTACAATAAGCTGTATGGTCACATGTGCGCCGCTGAGGTGGTGCGGATACGAGACTCTTTTACGTGCCTGGACAAatga
- the pi4k2b gene encoding phosphatidylinositol 4-kinase type 2-beta, with protein MMAEYDPTEGEPGKGGGDLTPETNFHPSDVPAVLFEKTRALPSLGLSLNPGAAVRISDSAESVLTELEADGSGEEALLLPGPAGNLSPRAGREKRTRRNRRSSSSDNPASPGYSSGEFNHFPEDPEFGEIIQRAEQAIENGVFPERISQGSSGSYFVKDPKGKIIGVFKPKSEEPYGHLNPKWTKYFHKVCCPCCFGRGCLIPNQGYLSEAAASLVDQKLGLGIVPKTKVVSLASETFHYSAIDRAKSRGKKYALEKVPQVGRRFHRVGLPPKVGSFQLFVEGYHEADYWLRKFEAEPLPENMRKQLQSQFERLVVLDYVIRNTDRGNDNWLIKYEKPGDGELAEKESDWTDSTDSAIKIAAIDNGLAFPFKHPDEWRAYPFLWAWLPQAKVSFSEETRDLVLSRISDMNFVQDLCEDLYEMFKPDKGFDKTMFEKQMSVMRGQILNLTQALKEGKSPNQLVQMPRVVVERSRGGGQGRVVQLGNAFTQTFHCKRPFFTSW; from the exons ATGATGGCAGAGTACGATCCCACCGAAGGCGAGCCGGGGAAAGGCGGTGGAGATTTAACACCGGAGACGAACTTTCACCCGTCGGATGTGCCCGCGGTGTTATTTGAAAAGACCCGGGCCTTGCCGTCACTGGGACTGTCGCTGAACCCCGGGGCAGCTGTCCGGATCTCGGACTCGGCGGAAAGCGTGCTGACAGAGCTGGAGGCGGACGGATCGGGAGAAGAGGCGCTTCTGTTACCGGGACCGGCAGGAAATCTCTCACCCCGGGCAGGCAGAGAGAAGAGGACGCGGAGGAACAGACGCAGCTCATCGTCTGATAACCCCGCGTCTCCAG gTTATAGCAGTGGAGAATTCAATCATTTCCCAGAGGACCCCGAGTTTGGAGAGATTATTCAAAGGGCGGAGCAGGCCATCGAAAATGGCGTCTTTCCCGAACGTATCTCGCAAGGATCCAGCGGAAGTTACTTTGTCAAGGATCCTAAAGGG AAAATCATCGGTGTATTTAAACCAAAATCAGAGGAGCCTTATGGTCACTTAAACCCTAAATGGACCAAATACTTCCATAAAGTCTGCTGCCCGTGCTGTTTCGGTCGCGGTTGCCTCATCCCTAACCAGGGTTACCTCTCTGAGGCAGCTGCCTCGCTCGTGGACCAAAAACTTGGTTTGGGAATTGTACCCAAAACAAAG GTTGTATCTTTGGCCAGCGAGACATTTCACTATAGTGCCATTGACCGTGCCAAATCCCGTGGTAAGAAATACGCACTGGAGAAGGTCCCCCAAGTCGGTCGACGCTTTCACAGAGTTGGTCTTCCTCCAAAG GTGGGCTCATTTCAGTTGTTTGTAGAGGGCTACCACGAAGCAGACTATTGGCTGAGGAAGTTTGAGGCGGAGCCTTTGCCGGAAAACATGAGGAAACAGCTTCAGTCTCAGTTTGAGCGTCTGGTGGTGTTGGATTATGTCATCAGAAACACCG ACAGAGGAAACGATAACTGGTTGATCAAGTACGAGAAGCCGGGGGATGGAGAATTGGCAGAGAAG GAATCTGACTGGACGGACTCAACAGATTCAGCCATTAAGATCGCAGCTATAGATAATGGTTTGGCCTTCCCTTTTAAACACCCTGATGAGTGGAGAGCAT ATCCGTTCCTCTGGGCTTGGTTGCCACAGGCCAAAGTCTCTTTCTCCGAAGAGACCAGAGACCTCGTGCTCTCGCGCATCTCCGACATGAACTTTGTACAGGACCTCTGTGAGGACCTTTATGAGATGTTCAAG CCAGATAAAGGATTCGACAAAACCATGTTTGAGAAACAGATGTCTGTTATGAGAGGACAG ATCCTGAATCTGACCCAGGCTTTGAAGGAGGGAAAGAGCCCTAACCAGTTAGTGCAAATGCCCCGTGTGGTGGTGGAGAGGAGTCGTGGAGGAGGTCAGGGTCGTGTGGTTCAGCTTGGCAATGCTTTCACCCAGACTTTTCACTGCAAGAGACCGTTTTTCACCTCCTGGTAA